A section of the Rhipicephalus sanguineus isolate Rsan-2018 chromosome 11, BIME_Rsan_1.4, whole genome shotgun sequence genome encodes:
- the LOC119373832 gene encoding salivary cystatin-L2 isoform X2 codes for MKAALFVLIAVAAQCSAMMTGGWTEQNPSSDPKYLRLAHFAIAQQTTGLPNYQTVLRLLKVQTQVINGVNYKVIFETAPSNCTVADGPYSSELCKPTTNQASAACTAIIFERQWENYRELTSFRCHK; via the exons ATGAAGGCTGCACTTTTCGTCCTAATCGCGGTCGCCGCACAATGTTCCGCAATGATGACAGGCGGTTGGACCGAGCAGAACCCATCGAGTGACCCAAAGTATTTGCGACTCGCGCACTTTGCGATTGCTCAACAGACAACTGGCCTGCCTAACTACCAAACAGTCCTGAGGCTGCTCAAAGTGCAGACACAG GTTATCAACGGAGTGAATTACAAGGTGATATTCGAGACTGCGCCCTCCAACTGTACCGTCGCAGATGGTCCTTACTCAAGCGAGTTGTGCAAGCCCACAACTAATCAG GCGTCCGCAGCCTGCACTGCGATAATCTTCGAGCGCCAATGGGAAAACTACAGGGAACTGACCTCATTCAGGTGCCACAAGTAA
- the LOC119374888 gene encoding uncharacterized protein LOC119374888, with translation MAAASSIHRERWSFQRNERWFEDTLPHLGEQHFRQAFRVSPTTFRYLVESCRPSLERQTTNMREAISVEKRVAVGMYRLCSSAKDTIADLFGIGRSTVNTVFREFCKTVVDRLGDEWIRMVGPRQLEKHIRECFSVNGFPQAVGALDGCHFPVSPPKEHAADYYNYKGW, from the coding sequence ATGGCAGCGGCGTCCAGCATTCATAGAGAACGTTGGAGCTTCCAGCGTAATGAGCGTTGGTTTGAGGACACTTTGCCACATCTAGGGGAACAACACTTCCGACAAGCCTTCCGCGTGTCGCCGACGACGTTCCGATACCTGGTAGAGTCATGCAGACCTTCGCTGGAGCGCCAAACGACAAACATGAGAGAAGCCATCTCTGTGGAGAAGAGGGTGGCCGTGGGGATGTACCGCCTGTGCTCCAGTGCCAAAGACACCATTGCGGACCTGTTCGGCATTGGAAGGTCCACTGTTAATACTGTTTTCAGAGAATTTTGTAAAACAGTGGTAGATCGACTTGGAGACGAATGGATACGGATGGTGGGACCAAGGCAGTTGGAAAAGCACATCAGGGAGTGTTTTTCCGTAAATGGTTTCCCGCAGGCTGTGGGTGCCCTCGACGGTTGTCATTTCCCCGTATCCCCGCCAAAGGAGCACGCAGCTGACTACTATAACTACAAAGGATGGTAG
- the LOC119374889 gene encoding myb/SANT-like DNA-binding domain-containing protein 1 produces the protein MASTQRDSGTQPAAPKERVRWTEAETFTLIRIWEDHLGDLRRAKRNAKVYAATVEELRAAGIERTIKEMKSKIENLANKYRDINKNKRTGSGCIRWPFYWAIHKFLGTLPINDASLVQESRCNSDETVEQIIRRMEVGSTTVHEEELSAVEIDTGMEMPPSPAGEPDAPAPTEAPAPADAPAPADAPAPADAPAPTAPNNEQGKRVQAESSGLKKKKTQTGHAALLKDIIEEQRNMRYALERAKEREHQLRRQQLQLQEEAGKREEQLISVLKELTKKL, from the exons ATGGCGTCAACGCAGAGGGACAGCGGCACGCAGCCTGCAGCGCCAAAAGAAAGGGTCCGTTGGACTGAAGCGGAAACGTTCACGCTAATAAGGATATGGGAAGATCATTTGGGCGACCTGAGGCGCGCTAAACGCAACGCCAAGGTTTACGCCGCAACTGTGGAAGAATTGCGTGCTGCCGGCATCGAAAGAACAATAAAAGAAATGAAGAGCAAGATTGAAAATCTCGCGAACAAGTACAG AGACatcaacaaaaacaaaaggacAGGGTCAGGTTGCATTCGATGGCCATTTTATTGGGCAATTCACAAGTTCCTTGGTACGCTGCCCATAAACGATGCTTCCCTGGTGCAGGAGAGTCGTTGCAACAGTGATGAGACTGTCGAGCAG ATTATACGTCGAATGGAGGTGGGCAGCACAACAGTGCATGAGGAGGAGCTGTCTGCTGTGGAGATTGACACAGGCATGGAGATGCCACCTTCACCAGCCGGGGAACCTGATGCCCCAGCACCAACTGAGGCCCCAGCACCAGCTGACGCCCCAGCACCAGCTGATGCCCCAGCACCAGCTGACGCCCCAGCACCAACAGCACCCAACAACGAGCAAGGCAAACGTGTGCAAGCAGAAAGCTCtggtttgaaaaagaaaaaaacacagacaGGCCATGCCGCACTGTTGAAGGACATAATTGAGGAACAGCGAAATATGCGCTACGCACTAGAGCGGGCGAAGGAACGAGAACATCAGCTACGGAGGCAGCAACTGCAGCTCCAAGAGGAGGCTGGGAAGCGTGAGGAGCAACTAATTTCAGTCCTAAAAGAACTCACAAAAAAGCTCTAA